A single window of Streptomyces sudanensis DNA harbors:
- a CDS encoding alpha/beta hydrolase, translating into MPTTRPARRTTARRTTARRRTAVLAAAALLAAAAGCGGDGGRDGGEDAGGEAMRKLAAQKLSWKPCAPSATEGGEVPPSPLPDGTRWECAFMDAPLDHADPGGETIELALIRAGARDRSRRIGSLLFDFGGPGVSGVTALPSFTPEYETLRRRYDLVGFDPRGVGLSSGVKCLEPRALDAFFARDATPDDAAEERAYQNALKEYAQACEERSGEVLPHVGTENAARDMDLMRRVLGDDRLHYFGFSYGTELGGVYAHLFPRRVGRAVFDAVVDPGATAEEGALGQAKGFQLAFRNFAADCVRRGDACALPGGTPQEIERFVTGLLERLDERPVRGIGDRALTQTHAANGIAQALYSREYWKYLEQGLDEADGGDGALLLALSDSLNGRDENGDYDNLQAANAAINCVDTRQRFTAEQVRARLPRFREASPVFGELLAWGMLGCSQWPVPGRSDRPDVSAPGAPPILVVGTTGDPATPYEGAAAMASALGEGVGVRVTYRGEGHGAYNGGDACVRRVVDGYLLDGKVPEPGTVCP; encoded by the coding sequence ATGCCGACCACCCGCCCCGCCCGGAGGACGACCGCCCGGCGGACGACCGCCCGCCGGCGCACCGCCGTCCTCGCCGCCGCGGCCCTCCTCGCCGCCGCCGCGGGGTGCGGCGGCGACGGCGGCCGGGACGGAGGGGAGGACGCCGGCGGGGAGGCGATGCGGAAGCTGGCCGCGCAGAAGCTGTCGTGGAAGCCGTGCGCGCCCTCCGCGACGGAGGGCGGTGAGGTGCCGCCGAGCCCGCTCCCGGACGGCACCCGGTGGGAGTGCGCCTTCATGGACGCCCCGCTCGACCACGCCGACCCCGGGGGCGAGACGATCGAACTGGCCCTGATCCGCGCCGGGGCCCGCGACCGGTCGCGGCGGATCGGTTCGCTGCTCTTCGACTTCGGCGGCCCGGGCGTCTCCGGGGTCACCGCCCTGCCGTCGTTCACCCCCGAGTACGAGACGCTGCGCCGCCGTTACGACCTGGTCGGCTTCGACCCGCGCGGAGTGGGCCTGAGCAGCGGCGTGAAGTGCCTGGAGCCCCGCGCGCTGGACGCGTTCTTCGCCCGGGACGCGACCCCCGACGACGCCGCCGAGGAGAGGGCGTACCAGAACGCGCTGAAGGAGTACGCGCAGGCGTGCGAGGAGAGGTCGGGCGAGGTGCTGCCGCACGTCGGCACGGAGAACGCGGCCCGCGACATGGACCTGATGCGGCGGGTCCTCGGCGACGACCGGCTGCACTACTTCGGCTTCTCGTACGGCACGGAGCTCGGCGGGGTGTACGCGCACCTGTTCCCGCGCCGGGTGGGCCGGGCCGTCTTCGACGCGGTCGTCGACCCGGGCGCGACCGCCGAGGAGGGGGCGCTCGGCCAGGCGAAGGGGTTCCAGCTCGCCTTTCGGAACTTCGCCGCCGACTGCGTGCGGCGGGGCGACGCCTGCGCGCTGCCCGGCGGCACCCCGCAGGAGATCGAGCGGTTCGTCACCGGCCTGCTGGAGCGGCTCGACGAGCGCCCCGTCCGGGGCATCGGCGACCGCGCGCTGACCCAGACGCACGCCGCCAACGGCATCGCGCAGGCGCTGTACTCCAGGGAGTACTGGAAGTACCTGGAGCAGGGCCTCGACGAGGCGGACGGCGGGGACGGCGCGCTGCTGCTGGCCCTGTCCGACTCGCTGAACGGCCGGGACGAGAACGGCGACTACGACAACCTCCAGGCGGCGAACGCGGCGATCAACTGCGTCGACACCAGGCAGCGGTTCACCGCGGAGCAGGTGAGGGCGAGGCTGCCCCGGTTCCGCGAGGCGTCGCCCGTGTTCGGCGAACTCCTCGCCTGGGGGATGCTGGGGTGCAGCCAGTGGCCCGTCCCGGGCCGGTCGGACCGCCCGGACGTGAGCGCCCCCGGCGCGCCGCCGATCCTCGTCGTCGGGACGACGGGCGACCCGGCCACGCCCTACGAGGGCGCCGCGGCCATGGCGTCGGCGCTGGGCGAGGGCGTCGGCGTGCGGGTGACGTACCGGGGCGAGGGGCACGGCGCGTACAACGGCGGCGACGCCTGCGTGCGGCGGGTGGTGGACGGCTACCTGCTCGACGGGAAGGTCCCCGAGCCGGGGACCGTCTGCCCGTGA
- a CDS encoding alpha/beta hydrolase — MRAAAAVLAAALAAGVTAGCRGGDAAPDGGPSASSANSAADRPGSSPGMPALPATLTGQKPRWEPCGAPDGEREPGPEWRCATVRVPLDYRKPDGETLPVALIRKEARDRSKRIGSLLFNFGGPGASGVEMLPGFAPDYEALNTRYDLVGFDPRGVGGSSAVVCRSDEEQARAEARIDPTPDTPAEEAAYLKDGSDFGAGCARRSGKLIPHVTTGNTARDLDVVRHVLGDPELHYFGISYGTQLGAAYAHLFPGRTGRTVLDAVVDPTADSEGHARHQTTGFQRALDNYFASTGEDPAEGTARVARLLERLDERPLETRSGRKLTEGLALTGIVTPLYAESGWPLLTEALREAEDGRGDALLRLADMYNNRDADGRYGTDSHSQRAISCADTDQRPTAARARELLPEFRRLSPVFGEFLAWDTAGWCANWPVKGEPADRDVSAPGAGPILVVGTTGDPATPYEGARRMADGLGEGVGVLVTNKGEGHGAYGTSACVTRTVDDYLLRGEVPEDGTTCP, encoded by the coding sequence GTGCGGGCCGCGGCGGCGGTGCTCGCGGCGGCCCTGGCGGCCGGCGTGACCGCGGGCTGCCGGGGCGGGGACGCGGCCCCGGACGGCGGCCCGTCGGCGAGCTCTGCGAACAGCGCCGCGGACCGGCCCGGGAGCAGCCCGGGCATGCCGGCGCTGCCGGCCACGCTGACCGGCCAGAAACCCCGGTGGGAGCCGTGCGGAGCCCCCGACGGCGAGCGGGAGCCGGGGCCGGAGTGGCGGTGCGCGACGGTACGGGTGCCGCTGGACTACCGCAAGCCGGACGGCGAGACCCTGCCGGTGGCGCTGATCCGCAAGGAGGCCCGCGACCGGTCGAAGCGGATCGGCTCCCTGCTGTTCAACTTCGGCGGCCCCGGCGCGTCGGGCGTGGAGATGCTGCCGGGCTTCGCGCCCGACTACGAGGCGCTGAACACCCGGTACGACCTGGTCGGCTTCGACCCGCGCGGCGTCGGCGGCAGTTCGGCGGTGGTGTGCCGGTCCGACGAGGAGCAGGCGCGTGCCGAGGCGCGGATCGACCCGACACCGGACACCCCGGCCGAGGAGGCCGCCTACCTGAAGGACGGCTCCGACTTCGGGGCCGGCTGCGCCCGCCGCTCCGGCAAACTCATCCCCCACGTGACCACCGGCAACACGGCCCGCGACCTGGACGTCGTCCGCCACGTCCTCGGGGACCCCGAGCTGCACTACTTCGGCATCTCGTACGGCACGCAACTGGGCGCGGCGTACGCGCACCTGTTCCCGGGACGCACGGGCCGGACGGTGCTGGACGCGGTGGTCGACCCGACCGCCGACAGCGAGGGGCACGCCCGCCACCAGACGACGGGCTTCCAGCGGGCGCTGGACAACTACTTCGCATCCACCGGCGAGGACCCCGCGGAGGGCACGGCACGGGTGGCGCGCCTGCTGGAGCGGCTCGACGAACGGCCGCTGGAGACGAGGAGCGGCCGGAAGCTGACGGAGGGCCTGGCCCTCACCGGCATCGTCACCCCGCTGTACGCGGAGAGCGGCTGGCCGCTGCTGACGGAGGCGCTGCGGGAGGCGGAGGACGGCCGGGGCGACGCGCTGCTGCGCCTCGCCGACATGTACAACAACCGCGACGCGGACGGCCGCTACGGCACGGACAGCCACTCCCAGCGGGCGATCTCCTGCGCCGACACCGACCAGCGGCCCACGGCGGCCCGGGCGAGGGAGCTGCTGCCCGAGTTCCGGCGCCTCTCCCCCGTGTTCGGGGAGTTCCTCGCCTGGGACACGGCGGGCTGGTGCGCGAACTGGCCGGTGAAGGGCGAACCGGCGGACCGGGACGTGTCCGCGCCGGGCGCCGGGCCGATCCTGGTCGTCGGCACGACGGGCGACCCGGCGACCCCGTACGAGGGCGCCCGCAGGATGGCCGACGGCCTGGGCGAGGGCGTCGGCGTGCTGGTCACCAACAAGGGCGAGGGGCACGGCGCGTACGGCACGTCGGCGTGCGTGACCCGGACCGTCGACGACTACCTCCTCCGGGGCGAGGTCCCCGAGGACGGCACCACCTGCCCCTGA
- a CDS encoding type II toxin-antitoxin system Phd/YefM family antitoxin, producing MSVQPEITQWDLRNRSREVMDAVRGGQSFTVIRDGRPIGQLVPLRCRRRFVSRQEFAAMSGTVPDIGLDAFRADQDAMTYARPGAAYGR from the coding sequence GTGAGTGTTCAGCCCGAAATCACCCAGTGGGATCTGCGCAACCGGTCCCGGGAGGTCATGGACGCCGTGCGGGGCGGCCAGTCGTTCACCGTCATCCGTGACGGACGTCCGATCGGACAGCTCGTGCCTCTGCGGTGCCGCCGCCGGTTCGTCTCCCGTCAGGAGTTCGCCGCGATGTCCGGGACCGTGCCCGACATCGGCCTCGACGCGTTCCGCGCCGACCAGGACGCCATGACCTACGCCCGACCCGGCGCCGCGTACGGTCGCTGA
- a CDS encoding ATP-binding protein, with protein sequence MSFTSTPRGARLARRLASHRLDAWGHPHDSDTNATVTLIVAELAANAVTHGRVPGQDFRLRLSLDPAAGLVRVEVTDTRNDRVPPVPPLAPPEPDAESGRGLWLVSALASRWAVVPREGGGPGKTAYAEVDV encoded by the coding sequence ATGTCGTTCACGTCGACACCGCGTGGTGCCCGACTGGCTCGCAGACTCGCCTCCCATCGCCTCGACGCCTGGGGCCACCCGCACGATTCCGACACGAACGCCACGGTGACCCTGATCGTCGCCGAACTCGCCGCGAACGCGGTGACGCACGGCCGCGTGCCCGGCCAGGACTTCAGGCTCCGCCTGTCGCTGGACCCGGCCGCAGGGCTCGTACGCGTGGAGGTCACCGACACGCGGAACGACCGCGTGCCGCCGGTGCCGCCCCTGGCACCGCCCGAGCCGGACGCGGAGTCGGGCCGTGGCCTGTGGCTGGTGTCGGCGCTGGCGAGCCGCTGGGCGGTGGTGCCCCGCGAGGGCGGGGGACCGGGCAAGACGGCGTACGCGGAGGTCGACGTCTGA
- a CDS encoding helix-turn-helix domain-containing protein, translated as MTQVPEQVGGQRGQDPADELLRSFGRQIKILRQRAGHTQAALGELLGYSEAQIAAIEQGRRVPRPDTIDRLDHLLEAEGMLLAMKRPVALTRYPAFFRDAARIEETAVEFHQYAPLIVPGMLQTEEYARTMFTVWRPRRSETEIEQMVSARLERHRLFDRKPAPVLSFVLEEAVLQRPIGGVDVLRGQLEHLLLAGQNPNVEIQVMPTQVTDHACVDGPFTLMVPEGGEQVAYVESQGSGRVLTCRETVRGIAARYGIIRAQALPPAKSQNLIEKLL; from the coding sequence ATGACACAGGTTCCGGAGCAGGTCGGCGGGCAACGGGGACAGGACCCGGCCGACGAGTTACTGCGGTCGTTCGGCCGGCAGATCAAGATCCTTCGGCAGCGCGCCGGACACACCCAGGCCGCCCTGGGGGAACTCCTCGGATACAGCGAGGCACAGATCGCGGCCATCGAGCAGGGGCGGCGCGTCCCACGGCCCGACACCATCGACAGGCTCGACCACCTGCTGGAAGCCGAGGGCATGCTGCTCGCCATGAAGCGGCCCGTGGCACTGACCCGATACCCGGCGTTCTTCCGCGACGCGGCCCGCATCGAGGAGACGGCGGTCGAGTTCCACCAGTACGCCCCGCTGATCGTGCCCGGCATGCTCCAGACCGAGGAGTACGCCAGGACCATGTTCACCGTCTGGCGCCCGCGGAGGAGCGAAACCGAGATCGAGCAGATGGTCTCGGCCCGACTCGAACGGCACAGGCTCTTCGATCGCAAGCCGGCGCCCGTGCTCAGCTTCGTCCTTGAGGAAGCGGTCCTTCAACGGCCCATCGGTGGGGTGGACGTCCTTCGGGGGCAACTGGAGCACCTGCTGCTGGCCGGGCAGAACCCCAACGTGGAGATCCAGGTGATGCCGACCCAGGTGACCGATCACGCCTGCGTGGACGGCCCCTTCACCCTCATGGTGCCGGAGGGCGGGGAGCAAGTGGCTTACGTGGAGAGTCAGGGAAGCGGTCGCGTGCTCACTTGTCGGGAAACCGTCCGGGGTATCGCCGCTCGGTATGGAATCATCCGGGCACAGGCGTTGCCGCCTGCCAAGTCCCAGAACCTGATCGAGAAGTTGTTGTGA
- a CDS encoding DUF397 domain-containing protein, whose product MNTERSEIPQLHWIKSTHSGGEGGDCVEIAPAPSAIHVRDSKDTGQGTLTVTPGAWTTFLDLARRS is encoded by the coding sequence ATGAACACCGAGCGGTCCGAGATCCCACAGCTCCACTGGATCAAGAGCACCCACAGCGGAGGCGAAGGCGGTGATTGCGTCGAGATCGCCCCTGCCCCCTCCGCCATCCACGTCCGCGACTCCAAGGACACCGGACAAGGCACCCTCACCGTCACACCGGGCGCCTGGACGACGTTCCTCGACCTCGCCCGCCGAAGCTGA
- a CDS encoding DUF397 domain-containing protein encodes MNTPRSEVPQLHWIKSTHSGGAGGDCVEIAPAPSAIHVRDSKNTGQGTLTVTPGTWTTFLDLARRS; translated from the coding sequence ATGAACACCCCGCGGTCCGAGGTCCCACAGCTCCACTGGATCAAAAGCACCCACAGCGGAGGCGCGGGGGGCGATTGTGTCGAGATCGCCCCTGCCCCCTCCGCCATACACGTCCGCGACTCCAAGAACACCGGACAAGGCACCCTCACCGTCACACCGGGCACCTGGACGACGTTCCTCGACCTTGCCCGCCGAAGCTGA
- a CDS encoding cold-shock protein, translating into MVTATVREWHDEEGWGVLDSPETPGGCWGHYSNIQMEGFRTLSPGQRVDLQWEAPGFKQDGYDYRAVNIVPWPV; encoded by the coding sequence ATGGTGACTGCGACTGTCCGCGAGTGGCACGACGAGGAAGGGTGGGGCGTGCTCGACTCCCCGGAGACACCCGGCGGTTGTTGGGGGCACTATTCCAACATCCAGATGGAAGGTTTCCGCACGTTGTCGCCGGGACAGCGAGTGGACCTCCAGTGGGAGGCCCCCGGCTTCAAGCAGGACGGGTACGATTACCGGGCGGTGAACATCGTGCCTTGGCCGGTCTGA
- the fxlM gene encoding methyltransferase, FxLD system: protein MTDTSSPQDLRDRLVDRIVKERIAGLHDPRVEAAMRTVPRHEFIPQAPLETAYANQAVTIKDNPDPDTLPLSCVSQPDVVFFMLAQLDIQPGHDILEAGAGTGYNAALMQLLTGPDGKVTTLDVHEDVVAHARQRLTAAGFGDVRVLARDAALGAPEFAPYDRIIATVGVWDLPATWWDQLPVGGRLVLPLRWRGLTRSVAFVREADRLRSESLATCGFLPMIGQDGEREDYVDEHRLVKLYWDADQPIQPTDLRHNLTADRAHVAWMDVSVAPDEPLDGIWLRLSATDPATCRLTVRPAAFAEGTGLHRPAIPALTPALAETDSLAYLILEPIDQDGSRRYRLGAAGYGPDARNLAERLTTRLRAWDTARSIQPSITAYPAGTPDSRLAHGHVIDKPSVRLVITY from the coding sequence ATGACCGACACCAGCAGCCCACAGGACCTCCGCGACCGCCTGGTCGACCGCATCGTGAAGGAGCGCATCGCCGGCCTGCACGACCCCCGCGTCGAGGCGGCGATGCGCACGGTGCCCCGGCACGAGTTCATCCCCCAGGCCCCCTTGGAGACGGCCTACGCCAACCAGGCCGTGACCATCAAGGACAACCCCGACCCCGACACACTGCCGCTGAGCTGTGTCTCCCAGCCCGACGTGGTGTTCTTCATGCTCGCCCAGCTCGACATCCAGCCGGGCCACGACATCCTCGAAGCGGGCGCGGGAACCGGCTACAACGCCGCCCTCATGCAGCTCCTCACCGGCCCGGACGGGAAGGTCACCACCCTCGACGTACACGAGGACGTCGTCGCCCACGCCCGGCAGCGCCTCACCGCCGCAGGGTTCGGCGACGTGCGGGTCCTGGCCCGGGACGCCGCCCTCGGAGCCCCGGAGTTCGCCCCGTACGACCGGATCATCGCCACCGTCGGCGTTTGGGACCTCCCGGCGACCTGGTGGGATCAGCTCCCTGTCGGCGGCCGACTCGTCCTCCCCCTGCGCTGGCGCGGCCTGACCCGCAGCGTCGCCTTCGTCCGGGAAGCCGACCGCCTCCGATCCGAATCCCTCGCTACCTGCGGCTTCCTCCCCATGATCGGGCAGGACGGCGAGCGCGAGGACTACGTCGACGAGCACCGTCTCGTGAAGCTGTACTGGGACGCCGACCAGCCCATCCAGCCCACCGACCTGCGCCACAACCTCACCGCGGACCGGGCGCACGTTGCGTGGATGGACGTGTCCGTCGCGCCGGACGAGCCGCTCGACGGGATCTGGCTGCGCCTGAGCGCGACCGACCCGGCGACCTGCCGTCTCACCGTCCGACCCGCGGCGTTCGCCGAGGGGACGGGTCTGCACCGGCCGGCGATCCCCGCCCTCACCCCGGCCCTCGCCGAGACGGACTCCCTCGCCTACCTGATCCTCGAACCGATCGACCAAGACGGCAGCAGGCGCTACCGCCTCGGCGCCGCGGGATACGGCCCCGACGCCCGGAACCTTGCCGAACGGCTGACCACCCGACTCCGAGCATGGGACACCGCTCGCAGCATCCAGCCGTCGATCACCGCCTACCCGGCAGGCACCCCCGACAGCCGGCTCGCACACGGCCACGTCATCGACAAGCCCTCCGTGCGCCTCGTCATCACCTACTGA
- a CDS encoding lanthionine synthetase C family protein, translating to MTRSPRPQSLYFGAAGVTLLHAVGAAAGAGNADAMRPWASDMLRSPIVAASRHGIGLYEGAPAVAYVLTFVDTPAAERLLTTLDDHVRRITAERLNAAHDRITRGQIASTAEFDLISGLTGLGVYHLRRGNTAELNATLSYLVRLTEPVTSGGQTLPGWWATGSPGAMWPVEGHGNFGLAHGIAGPLALLATAALRDHTVTGHKDAITRICQWLHDWRTGTGPTARWPAWIDPHEQRRGHTPRIGPTRPSWCYGTPGIARAQQLAGRALGDTSLQEHAEQALAGCLLDPEQTSLLSDTSLCHGWAGLIQAAHRAADDEKEGRLHDLLPRLHSALTAHLEQHGPPPDPSLMEGSAGLELIRLTERGRTDPDSDSQWDLCLLLSG from the coding sequence GTGACCCGTTCCCCACGCCCGCAGTCGCTGTACTTCGGTGCCGCCGGCGTCACCCTCCTCCACGCGGTCGGAGCGGCAGCGGGCGCGGGTAACGCCGACGCGATGCGACCGTGGGCCTCGGACATGCTCCGCAGCCCGATCGTGGCCGCCTCCCGGCACGGGATCGGCCTGTACGAGGGAGCCCCAGCCGTCGCCTACGTCCTGACCTTCGTCGACACCCCGGCCGCCGAAAGGCTTCTGACCACCCTGGACGACCACGTACGGCGCATCACCGCCGAGCGGCTGAACGCGGCCCACGACCGCATCACCCGCGGGCAGATCGCCAGCACCGCCGAGTTCGACCTGATCAGCGGCCTCACCGGACTGGGCGTCTACCACCTGCGCCGAGGCAACACCGCCGAGCTGAACGCCACACTCTCCTACCTCGTCCGTCTCACCGAGCCCGTCACGTCCGGCGGGCAGACGCTCCCCGGCTGGTGGGCCACCGGTAGCCCGGGGGCCATGTGGCCGGTCGAAGGGCACGGCAACTTCGGCCTCGCACATGGCATCGCCGGGCCACTCGCCCTGCTCGCCACGGCCGCACTGCGCGACCACACCGTGACCGGCCACAAGGACGCCATCACCCGGATCTGCCAGTGGCTGCACGACTGGAGGACCGGCACCGGCCCGACCGCGCGGTGGCCGGCATGGATCGACCCCCACGAGCAGCGGCGCGGCCACACCCCCCGCATCGGCCCCACACGGCCATCCTGGTGCTACGGCACCCCGGGCATCGCCCGCGCCCAACAGCTCGCCGGGCGCGCACTCGGCGACACCTCCCTCCAAGAGCACGCCGAACAGGCCCTCGCCGGATGCCTCCTGGACCCCGAGCAGACTTCCCTGCTCTCCGACACCTCGCTCTGCCACGGGTGGGCCGGCCTCATACAGGCAGCCCACCGTGCCGCCGACGACGAGAAGGAAGGACGGCTGCACGACCTGCTGCCCCGGCTGCACTCCGCCCTCACAGCCCACCTGGAACAGCACGGACCACCACCCGACCCCTCGCTCATGGAAGGCAGCGCGGGACTCGAGCTGATCCGGCTCACCGAGCGCGGACGTACTGACCCCGACTCCGACTCGCAGTGGGACCTCTGCCTGCTCCTGAGCGGCTGA
- a CDS encoding lantibiotic dehydratase, with the protein MEIRTEVEGSMGKHRRVYQSTNAVLLRAAVIPLTGLPSWWPEPHDTDAARTWISEVWAQPAFSAAIRQASSALAARLDAVCDGQPVPPRQIRRAYLSTAAYVLRATGRPTPFGLFAGIAPARIGSEPQLRWGDAHRAVVRADTEWLEDIVGSLEAVPELRERLRVVVSSLAMPRGGRLHVQHGGPNGAAVRRSTVVRMIEVHAARPVGVRALLAVLRRAFPDADPAGAHTLIASLIARKVLVTNLRAPMTETDPLGHLIRELRAVGADDLPAVASILDGLVAVQQMVWKHNEAPAGAQRVLREVAVRRCRDLSAAARCPLAVDLVLDAAVQVPNSVVRQMERAADVLLRLTRQPNGQGVWQDYYAAFWERYGSGTLVPLKDVVDPAAGLGYPALYPGSRRTAPKPSASERDARLLTLAWGAVAAGERELILTDELIEHIAGEPVGSGEAPPSVEMCARIHARDLAALARSEFTITVTPARSAGTLTSRFTAAATGSGLEEVYRRIPASVQGALTAQMSFPGLYAHIENVARIPAYLPRVIPLGEHRAADGKTEVIDVDDLAVTVASGRLHLVSLSRRQVIEPQVFHAMALDKQPPILARFLAHLSRAFGPAWTGFDWGPHAERLPFLPRVRYDKTILAPARWHLSAGDLPGPEVTPAQWSDALDSWRTTWQCQGPVELRDDDRVLRLALDVPAHAAILRERLDREGRAVLTEAPPEDCFGWIGSRVHEVAVPMVSTRPPAPNPLTGHLPVQRNRTLGSPPAAPDAAWVTVHLYTHPELHDELITEHMAPFASSLPDHPDWWYIRYRSPNEPDHIRLRIRTASAVQRHTYTEAIGAWTARLRDSGMIGDVVFTSYTPETGRYGTGAALVRAETVFVTDSQVAATQLALPAAGAGGQVLTAVGLIDIVRGMLGPKDGLRWLAGRPMAAVADRTVTEQVIRLARAQAPAARGWSGTLAEAWHRRGDALVSYRDHVGDGMDLDMVLESLLHMHYNRMRGISRDDEKTCRRAARQAAVACLAWTGTDR; encoded by the coding sequence ATGGAGATACGGACCGAGGTGGAGGGTTCGATGGGCAAGCACAGACGGGTCTACCAAAGCACGAACGCGGTGCTCTTGCGCGCCGCCGTGATACCGCTGACGGGACTTCCCTCGTGGTGGCCGGAGCCGCACGACACCGATGCGGCTCGCACGTGGATCAGCGAGGTATGGGCGCAACCAGCGTTCTCCGCGGCGATCCGGCAGGCGAGCAGTGCACTGGCCGCCAGACTCGACGCCGTCTGCGACGGGCAGCCGGTGCCGCCTCGGCAGATCCGGCGCGCCTACCTCTCCACCGCCGCGTATGTGCTGCGTGCCACTGGACGCCCGACACCGTTCGGGCTGTTCGCCGGTATCGCACCCGCACGAATCGGCAGCGAGCCACAGCTCCGTTGGGGCGACGCGCATCGCGCCGTGGTCCGCGCCGACACCGAGTGGCTGGAGGATATCGTCGGTTCCCTTGAGGCGGTCCCTGAACTGCGGGAGCGTCTGCGTGTCGTCGTCAGCTCCCTGGCCATGCCACGCGGCGGTCGCCTGCACGTCCAGCACGGCGGGCCCAACGGTGCAGCCGTTCGGCGCAGCACCGTCGTCCGCATGATCGAAGTGCACGCGGCTCGCCCGGTCGGCGTCCGCGCGCTGCTGGCCGTGCTCCGCCGCGCGTTCCCCGACGCCGACCCGGCGGGGGCGCACACGTTGATCGCTTCCCTGATCGCGCGGAAGGTCCTGGTGACGAACCTACGAGCGCCGATGACGGAGACCGACCCCCTCGGTCACCTGATCCGTGAACTCCGGGCCGTCGGCGCAGACGATCTGCCCGCGGTCGCCAGCATCCTCGACGGTCTGGTGGCGGTCCAGCAGATGGTATGGAAGCACAATGAAGCCCCCGCCGGCGCGCAGCGCGTACTGCGCGAGGTCGCGGTGCGGCGATGCCGGGACCTGTCCGCCGCGGCGCGCTGCCCGCTCGCCGTGGACCTGGTGCTCGATGCCGCCGTGCAGGTCCCCAACAGCGTCGTCCGACAGATGGAACGCGCCGCCGACGTGCTGCTGCGACTCACCCGGCAGCCGAACGGGCAGGGCGTCTGGCAGGACTACTACGCGGCCTTCTGGGAGCGGTACGGCAGCGGCACCCTCGTCCCGCTGAAGGACGTGGTGGACCCTGCGGCCGGGCTCGGCTATCCAGCGCTGTACCCCGGCAGCCGCAGGACGGCACCGAAGCCGTCGGCTTCGGAGCGGGACGCCCGGCTGCTGACCCTCGCCTGGGGTGCGGTGGCAGCGGGAGAGCGCGAGCTGATCCTCACCGACGAACTGATCGAGCACATCGCCGGGGAACCGGTCGGGAGCGGGGAGGCGCCGCCCTCCGTGGAGATGTGCGCCCGTATCCACGCCCGCGACCTCGCCGCCTTGGCTCGGAGCGAGTTCACGATCACGGTCACGCCAGCACGCAGCGCGGGAACACTCACCTCGCGGTTCACGGCGGCGGCCACCGGCTCGGGGCTGGAAGAGGTGTACCGGCGAATCCCCGCCAGCGTGCAGGGGGCGCTCACAGCACAGATGTCCTTCCCGGGCCTGTACGCCCACATCGAGAACGTCGCGCGCATCCCCGCCTACCTGCCCCGCGTCATCCCACTCGGGGAGCACCGGGCCGCCGACGGGAAGACCGAGGTCATCGACGTGGACGACCTGGCCGTCACCGTCGCGTCCGGTCGTCTGCACCTGGTCAGCCTCTCCCGGCGGCAGGTCATCGAACCGCAGGTCTTTCACGCGATGGCGCTGGACAAGCAACCGCCGATCCTGGCCCGGTTCCTCGCCCACCTGTCCCGCGCGTTCGGCCCGGCATGGACCGGCTTCGACTGGGGGCCGCACGCCGAGCGGCTGCCGTTCCTGCCGCGTGTGCGCTACGACAAGACCATCCTGGCGCCTGCCCGCTGGCACCTGTCCGCCGGCGACCTTCCCGGGCCGGAAGTGACCCCGGCGCAGTGGTCGGACGCTCTCGACTCATGGCGCACGACGTGGCAGTGCCAGGGCCCGGTGGAACTCCGCGACGACGACCGCGTACTGCGCCTCGCACTCGACGTGCCCGCCCACGCCGCGATCCTGCGCGAGCGCCTGGACCGTGAGGGGCGGGCGGTGCTGACCGAAGCACCTCCGGAGGACTGCTTCGGCTGGATCGGAAGCCGCGTTCACGAGGTGGCCGTACCGATGGTCAGTACCCGCCCGCCCGCGCCGAACCCCCTCACCGGGCACCTGCCCGTCCAACGCAACCGCACACTCGGCTCGCCCCCGGCCGCCCCGGACGCGGCCTGGGTGACGGTCCACCTCTACACCCACCCCGAATTGCACGATGAGCTGATCACCGAGCACATGGCGCCCTTCGCCTCCAGCCTCCCCGACCACCCCGACTGGTGGTACATCCGCTACCGCAGCCCCAACGAGCCCGATCACATTCGGCTGCGCATCCGGACGGCGAGCGCAGTGCAACGGCACACCTACACCGAAGCGATCGGCGCCTGGACGGCGAGGCTGCGCGACTCCGGGATGATCGGCGATGTGGTGTTCACCAGCTACACCCCCGAGACCGGCCGCTACGGCACCGGCGCCGCACTGGTGCGGGCCGAAACCGTGTTCGTCACCGACTCCCAGGTGGCGGCCACGCAACTCGCCTTACCGGCGGCCGGTGCAGGCGGCCAGGTCCTCACAGCCGTGGGCCTCATCGACATCGTCCGCGGCATGCTCGGGCCCAAGGACGGTCTGCGCTGGCTGGCCGGGCGGCCCATGGCGGCTGTCGCGGACCGCACGGTGACGGAACAGGTCATCCGGCTCGCCCGCGCGCAGGCACCGGCCGCGCGAGGTTGGAGCGGCACTCTCGCGGAAGCGTGGCACCGCCGCGGCGACGCCCTCGTCAGCTACCGCGACCACGTAGGCGACGGCATGGACCTCGACATGGTGCTGGAGTCGCTGCTGCACATGCACTACAACCGGATGCGGGGCATCAGCCGGGACGACGAGAAGACGTGCCGACGCGCCGCCCGGCAGGCCGCCGTCGCCTGCCTCGCGTGGACGGGGACCGACCGGTGA